In a single window of the Pseudomonas sp. B21-015 genome:
- a CDS encoding transposase, with protein sequence MAMPVSVTQPIVGVDVAKNELVIYRAELDLLEEIPNNKAAIKTWLKALPGTVAVAIESTNIYHLEFADLAYEAGCTIYMVGGYELSHYRKGVNVRAKTDALDARLLARYLKNEGDDLHPWTPPSPLYRQLLSLFRRRAALVQARVGLVQSWANEPLLKTAFAEQVKSMQQLEALVEKTINNHLKEAGLLGQLKRCVKVEGIGFLTGARLLTAFQRGDFRNADAFIAFLGMDLRVSKSGQKDGRRSLTKRGDPEARRLLHNAAMSASRTPAWKGFYEEQRARGFSTTQALVILARKLARIVFALLKGQSEYQPKAG encoded by the coding sequence ATGGCAATGCCGGTTTCTGTCACACAGCCGATCGTAGGCGTGGATGTCGCCAAGAACGAACTGGTGATCTATCGCGCCGAACTTGACCTGCTTGAAGAGATTCCCAACAACAAAGCAGCCATCAAGACGTGGTTGAAGGCCTTGCCAGGGACAGTCGCGGTAGCTATTGAATCGACCAATATCTATCACCTGGAGTTCGCTGATCTGGCCTATGAGGCCGGCTGCACGATTTACATGGTGGGTGGCTATGAGCTCAGCCATTACCGCAAAGGGGTGAATGTCCGTGCCAAAACCGACGCGCTGGATGCCAGGCTGCTCGCTCGCTATCTGAAGAACGAAGGTGATGATCTTCATCCATGGACCCCGCCATCACCGCTGTACCGCCAGCTCCTGAGCCTCTTCCGTCGTCGCGCAGCCTTGGTTCAGGCGCGGGTCGGCCTGGTGCAAAGCTGGGCGAATGAGCCACTGTTGAAGACAGCTTTTGCCGAGCAAGTGAAATCCATGCAGCAGCTTGAGGCGCTGGTCGAAAAGACGATTAATAATCATCTGAAGGAAGCCGGCTTGCTCGGTCAGTTGAAGCGTTGCGTGAAAGTTGAAGGCATTGGATTTTTGACCGGAGCCCGCTTGCTCACGGCGTTTCAGCGGGGCGACTTCAGAAACGCGGATGCCTTTATTGCCTTCCTGGGAATGGATCTGCGCGTGTCGAAGTCAGGACAAAAGGATGGTCGTCGGAGTCTGACCAAGCGAGGTGACCCGGAAGCCCGCCGGCTTTTGCACAATGCAGCCATGTCGGCCAGCCGTACGCCTGCCTGGAAAGGCTTTTACGAAGAGCAAAGAGCTCGGGGCTTCAGCACCACTCAGGCGCTGGTGATACTGGCTCGCAAGCTTGCTCGGATCGTATTCGCTCTGCTGAAAGGGCAGAGCGAATACCAACCAAAAGCCGGTTGA
- a CDS encoding HAD family phosphatase produces the protein MRLALFDLDNTLLGGDSDHAWGDYLCERGFLDAVAYKARNDEFYQDYLAGKLDNDAYLNFCLEVLGRTDMTTLGQWHMDYMRDCIEPIVLAKGLDLLAQHREAGDKLVIITATNRFVTGPIATRLGVETLIATECEMIDGRYSGRSTDVPCFREGKVTRLNRWLEETGHSLEDSYFYSDSMNDLALLEQVTNPIAVDPDPNLRAEAEKRGWPVISLRG, from the coding sequence ATGCGGCTGGCTTTATTCGACTTGGACAACACGCTTCTGGGCGGTGACAGTGACCACGCCTGGGGCGATTATCTGTGCGAACGCGGCTTCCTCGACGCCGTCGCCTACAAGGCACGCAACGACGAGTTCTATCAGGACTACCTGGCCGGCAAGCTGGATAATGACGCGTACCTGAACTTCTGCCTGGAAGTCCTCGGTCGCACCGACATGACCACGCTGGGTCAATGGCACATGGACTACATGCGCGACTGCATCGAACCGATCGTGCTGGCCAAGGGCCTCGATCTGTTGGCCCAACACCGCGAGGCTGGCGACAAGCTGGTGATCATCACCGCCACCAACCGCTTTGTGACCGGGCCGATTGCCACGCGCTTAGGCGTTGAAACCCTGATCGCCACCGAATGCGAAATGATCGACGGCCGTTACAGCGGGCGCAGCACCGATGTCCCGTGCTTCCGTGAAGGCAAGGTGACACGCTTGAATCGTTGGCTGGAAGAAACTGGCCACAGCCTGGAGGACAGCTATTTCTACAGCGACTCGATGAATGATTTGGCGTTGCTGGAGCAAGTAACGAATCCGATCGCTGTCGATCCAGACCCGAACCTGCGGGCCGAGGCCGAGAAACGGGGTTGGCCGGTGATTTCGTTGCGCGGTTGA
- a CDS encoding RNA pyrophosphohydrolase, translated as MIDPDGFRPNVGIILTNDAGQVLWARRINQDAWQFPQGGINPQETPEDALYRELNEEVGLEREDVEILACTRGWLRYRLPQRLVRTHSQPLCIGQKQKWFLLRLISNEQRVRMDLTGKPEFDGWRWVSYWYPLGQVVTFKREVYRRALKELAPRLLARD; from the coding sequence GTGATCGACCCCGATGGTTTCCGCCCCAATGTCGGGATCATTCTGACGAATGATGCTGGCCAGGTGCTATGGGCTCGCCGTATCAATCAAGATGCCTGGCAGTTTCCACAGGGCGGGATCAACCCCCAGGAGACGCCGGAAGACGCCTTGTACCGCGAGTTGAACGAAGAAGTGGGCCTGGAGCGCGAAGATGTTGAAATTCTCGCCTGCACCCGGGGCTGGTTGCGTTATCGTTTGCCGCAACGCTTGGTCAGAACGCACAGCCAACCGCTGTGCATCGGCCAGAAACAGAAATGGTTTCTCCTGCGCCTGATCTCCAACGAGCAGCGGGTGCGGATGGATTTGACCGGTAAACCGGAATTCGATGGCTGGCGCTGGGTCAGTTATTGGTATCCGTTGGGCCAGGTGGTGACATTCAAGCGCGAGGTGTATCGACGCGCTCTCAAAGAGCTTGCCCCGCGCCTTTTAGCGCGCGACTGA
- the ptsP gene encoding phosphoenolpyruvate--protein phosphotransferase, whose amino-acid sequence MLNTLRKIVQEVNSAKDLKAALGIIVLRVKEAMGSQVCSVYLLDPETNRFVLMATEGLNKRSIGKVSMAPNEGLVGLVGTREEPLNLENAADHPRYRYFAETGEERYASFLGAPIIHHRRVVGVLVIQQKERRQFDEGEEAFLVTMSAQLAGVIAHAEATGSIRGLGRQGKGIQEAKFIGVPGSPGAAVGTAVVMLPPADLDVVPDKTISDIDAELALFKTAIEGVRADMRALSAKLATQLRPEERALFDVYLMMLDDASLGSEITTVIKTGQWAQGALRQVVTEHVNRFELMDDAYLRERASDVKDLGRRLLAYLQEERQQTLVYPDNTILVSEELTPAMLGEVPEGKLVGLVSVLGSGNSHVAILARAMGIPTVMGLVDLPYSKVDGIQMIVDGYHGEVYTNPSDVLRKQFADVVEEEKQLALGLDALRDLPCVTVDGHRMPLWVNTGLLADVARAQKRGAEGVGLYRTEVPFMINQRFPSEKEQLAIYREQLAAFHPQPVTMRSLDIGGDKALSYFPIKEDNPFLGWRGIRVTLDHPEIFLVQTRAMLKASEGLNNLRILLPMISGTHELEEALHLIHRAWGEVRDEGTDVPMPPVGVMIEIPAAVYQTKELARQVDFLSVGSNDLTQYLLAVDRNNPRVADLYDYLHPAVLQALQNVVRDAHAEGKPVSICGEMAGDPAAAVLLMAMGFDSLSMNATNLPKVKWMLRQINLSKAKELLAELMTIDNPQVIHSSLQLALKNLGLARMINPASVKTL is encoded by the coding sequence ATGCTCAATACGCTGCGCAAGATCGTCCAGGAAGTTAACTCCGCCAAGGATCTCAAGGCGGCGTTGGGGATTATTGTGTTGCGCGTCAAAGAGGCCATGGGCAGCCAGGTCTGCTCGGTCTACCTGCTTGATCCAGAGACCAACCGCTTCGTGCTGATGGCCACCGAGGGCTTGAACAAGCGCTCGATCGGCAAAGTCAGCATGGCACCCAACGAAGGTCTGGTCGGCCTGGTCGGCACGCGTGAAGAACCCCTGAACCTCGAAAACGCCGCGGATCACCCGCGCTACCGTTACTTCGCCGAGACCGGTGAAGAGCGCTACGCGTCGTTCCTCGGGGCGCCGATCATTCACCACCGTCGCGTCGTCGGCGTGTTGGTCATTCAGCAAAAGGAACGCCGCCAGTTCGATGAAGGTGAAGAAGCCTTCCTCGTGACCATGAGCGCGCAGCTCGCCGGTGTTATCGCTCACGCCGAGGCCACCGGTTCGATCCGCGGCCTGGGTCGTCAGGGCAAAGGCATCCAGGAAGCAAAGTTCATTGGCGTACCGGGTTCGCCGGGCGCGGCGGTCGGTACCGCGGTCGTCATGCTGCCACCGGCCGATCTGGACGTGGTGCCGGACAAGACCATCAGCGACATTGATGCAGAGCTTGCGCTGTTCAAGACCGCCATTGAAGGCGTGCGCGCCGACATGCGCGCCTTGTCCGCCAAGCTGGCGACCCAGCTGCGGCCGGAAGAGCGAGCGCTGTTCGACGTTTACCTGATGATGCTTGACGATGCCTCGCTCGGTAGTGAAATCACCACCGTGATCAAGACCGGTCAGTGGGCTCAGGGCGCGTTGCGTCAGGTGGTCACCGAACACGTCAACCGTTTCGAATTGATGGACGACGCCTACCTGCGTGAGCGCGCCTCGGACGTCAAAGACCTCGGCCGTCGCTTGCTCGCCTACTTGCAGGAAGAGCGGCAGCAGACGCTGGTCTACCCCGACAACACCATTCTGGTCAGCGAAGAACTGACGCCGGCGATGCTCGGCGAGGTGCCGGAAGGCAAGCTGGTCGGTCTGGTGTCGGTACTCGGCTCCGGTAACTCCCACGTGGCGATCCTGGCACGCGCCATGGGTATCCCGACGGTGATGGGCCTGGTCGACCTGCCGTATTCCAAGGTCGACGGCATCCAGATGATCGTCGACGGCTACCACGGCGAGGTTTATACCAACCCCAGTGACGTGCTGCGCAAGCAGTTCGCCGACGTGGTCGAGGAAGAGAAGCAACTGGCCCTCGGGCTGGATGCATTGCGTGACCTGCCGTGCGTAACGGTCGACGGCCACCGCATGCCGCTGTGGGTCAACACCGGCCTGCTGGCGGACGTGGCGCGGGCGCAAAAACGCGGTGCCGAGGGCGTAGGCCTGTACCGCACCGAAGTGCCGTTCATGATCAACCAGCGCTTCCCGAGCGAAAAGGAACAGCTGGCGATCTATCGCGAGCAGCTCGCCGCGTTCCATCCGCAACCGGTGACCATGCGCAGCCTGGACATCGGCGGCGACAAGGCGCTGTCGTACTTCCCGATCAAGGAAGACAACCCGTTCCTCGGCTGGCGCGGCATTCGTGTGACCCTCGACCACCCGGAAATCTTCCTGGTGCAGACCCGCGCCATGCTCAAGGCCAGTGAAGGCCTGAACAACCTGCGCATTCTGCTGCCGATGATTTCCGGCACTCACGAACTGGAAGAAGCCCTGCACCTGATCCATCGGGCCTGGGGCGAAGTCCGCGACGAAGGCACCGACGTGCCGATGCCGCCGGTTGGCGTGATGATCGAGATTCCGGCGGCGGTGTATCAGACCAAGGAACTGGCGCGGCAAGTGGACTTCCTGTCGGTCGGCTCCAATGACCTGACCCAGTACCTGCTGGCCGTGGACCGCAACAACCCACGGGTGGCCGACCTTTACGACTACCTGCATCCGGCCGTGTTGCAAGCCTTGCAGAACGTGGTGCGCGACGCCCATGCCGAAGGCAAGCCCGTGAGTATCTGCGGCGAAATGGCCGGTGACCCGGCAGCGGCAGTGCTGTTGATGGCGATGGGCTTCGACAGCCTGTCGATGAACGCCACCAACTTGCCGAAAGTGAAGTGGATGCTGCGTCAGATCAATCTGAGCAAGGCCAAGGAGTTGCTGGCGGAGCTGATGACCATCGACAACCCGCAAGTTATCCACAGCTCGCTGCAACTGGCGCTGAAGAACCTTGGGTTGGCGCGGATGATTAATCCGGCTTCGGTCAAAACCCTCTAA
- a CDS encoding NRDE family protein produces MCLIVFAWRPGHAQPLIVAANRDEFYARPSLPLAQWPHAPHVYAGRDLEAGGTWLGVGANRRFAALTNIRDPLQPTARKSRGELVAQFISGEMSITDYLSDVAARSPEYAGFNLLIGDANELWHFNVRETEAVMLNPGVYGLSNAGLDTPWPKVLKAKAALSEVLGDPQPQALLALLSDPQTAPLAELPDTGVGQVTETLLSSVFIKSPTYGTRASTALIVQADGVRHMVERSFGPYGGHLGEVEVRI; encoded by the coding sequence ATGTGCCTGATTGTTTTTGCCTGGCGGCCGGGTCATGCCCAGCCGCTGATCGTGGCGGCCAACCGCGACGAATTCTATGCCCGGCCCAGCCTGCCCCTGGCGCAATGGCCGCATGCCCCACATGTGTATGCCGGTCGCGACCTTGAGGCCGGCGGTACGTGGCTCGGTGTCGGCGCCAACAGGCGCTTCGCGGCACTGACCAACATTCGTGATCCCCTTCAGCCAACGGCGCGCAAGTCCCGGGGTGAACTGGTGGCGCAATTTATCAGCGGGGAGATGTCGATTACCGACTACTTAAGCGATGTTGCTGCACGCTCGCCGGAATACGCCGGGTTTAACCTGCTGATCGGTGATGCTAATGAGCTGTGGCACTTCAATGTCCGGGAGACGGAGGCGGTCATGCTCAACCCTGGGGTTTATGGGTTATCGAACGCGGGGCTGGATACGCCGTGGCCAAAAGTGCTCAAGGCCAAGGCCGCGTTGAGCGAAGTGTTGGGTGATCCGCAGCCGCAGGCGCTGCTGGCCTTGCTCAGTGACCCGCAGACGGCGCCGCTTGCCGAGCTGCCGGACACCGGCGTGGGGCAGGTCACCGAGACGTTGTTGTCGAGCGTGTTTATCAAGAGTCCGACTTACGGGACACGGGCGAGCACGGCGTTGATCGTGCAGGCGGATGGAGTGCGGCATATGGTCGAGCGGAGCTTCGGGCCGTATGGGGGGCATTTGGGGGAAGTTGAGGTCAGGATTTGA
- a CDS encoding sulfite exporter TauE/SafE family protein yields the protein MEFLLYLALGACAGVLAGLFGVGGGIIIVPVLVFSFTLQGFDPSILTHLAVGTSLATIIFTSVNAVREHHRRGAVRWPIFAWMTLGILIGAGFGALTAEAISGPNLQKIIGVFALIIAVQLALDFKPKASRTVPGKVGLTVAGSVIGWASAIFGIGGGSLTVPFLTWRSVPMQQAVATSSACGLPIALASALSFMILGWHDPLLPAHSLGFVYLPALLGIALTSMVFARLGARLAHTLSPRLLKRLFAALLFCVGLSFLL from the coding sequence ATGGAATTTCTGCTCTATCTGGCGCTGGGCGCCTGTGCGGGCGTGCTGGCCGGGCTGTTCGGGGTAGGCGGCGGGATCATCATTGTCCCGGTGCTGGTGTTCAGTTTCACTTTGCAGGGATTCGATCCGTCGATCCTGACACATCTGGCTGTCGGCACATCTCTGGCGACGATCATCTTTACGTCGGTCAATGCGGTTCGCGAGCATCATCGCCGTGGCGCCGTGCGTTGGCCGATTTTTGCCTGGATGACCCTCGGCATTCTGATCGGTGCCGGTTTCGGCGCGCTGACCGCCGAAGCGATCTCCGGGCCGAATTTGCAGAAGATCATTGGCGTATTCGCGCTGATCATCGCTGTTCAACTCGCTTTGGACTTCAAACCCAAGGCCAGCCGAACGGTGCCCGGCAAAGTCGGCCTGACCGTGGCCGGCAGCGTCATTGGCTGGGCCTCGGCGATATTCGGGATTGGCGGCGGCTCGTTGACCGTGCCGTTCCTGACCTGGCGCAGCGTGCCGATGCAGCAAGCGGTGGCCACTTCGTCGGCCTGTGGCCTGCCCATCGCCTTGGCCAGTGCATTAAGTTTCATGATTCTGGGGTGGCACGATCCACTGCTGCCGGCCCATAGTCTCGGTTTTGTTTATTTGCCGGCGCTGCTGGGGATCGCCCTGACCAGCATGGTATTCGCCCGCCTCGGTGCGCGACTGGCCCACACGCTGTCGCCGCGCTTGCTGAAAAGACTGTTTGCCGCTTTGCTGTTTTGCGTCGGCTTGAGCTTCTTGCTCTGA